The region AAAGCCCTGCCACCGAAGTGTTTTCGCTCGGCACCAGAATGACGAGACTGTCGCGGGCGCTGCGGGCCCGTGACCCCGAGACGGCGTTGGCCGCCGCGGGCCGCGCGGTGCCCGACTGGGCCGGCGGCACCCGACTCGGTGAGACGATGCGCGCGTTCCTGGACCGGTGGGGCAGGCGCGGCATGGCCCGCGGCGCGGTGGTGGTGGTCTTCTCCGACGGCTGGGAGCGCGGCGAGCCCACCCTGCTCACCGAGCAGATGGCGGCGCTGCGGCGACTCGCCCACACCGTGCTGTGGGTGAACCCGCACGCGGGCGTCGACGGCTATCAGCCGGTGCAATCGGGGATCGCCGCCGCGCTGCCCTACGTCGACCGGTTGCTCGCAGGCCACAGCCTGGCGACACTGCAGGATTTGCTCGACGAAATCCGCACCGCCTGAACATTCTGGTGCGCAACCGGTTTCGCGATTCTGCGGGTTCCCGGCGGCCAGCCAGAGCAGAGTATGCCTATGCGTATCACTGTCACCGTCGACGGAACCACGTACACCGACGACGTGGAACCCCGACTTCTTCTCGTCCATTACCTTCGCGACCGGCTCGGCAAGGTCGGCACCGTGATCGGCTGCGACACCAGCAACTGCGGTGCCTGCACCGTCCACCTCAACGGCTACAGCGTCAAGTCGTGCTCCGTGCTGGCCGTACAGGCCGACGGCGGTGACGTGACCACCGTCGAAGGGCTGGCACGAGACGGCAAACTGCACCCCGTGCAGGAGGCGTTCCGCGACAACCACGCGCTGCAGTGCGGCTTCTGCACCCCCGGCATGATCATGCAGACCATCGATCTGCTCGCCGAGCACCCGCATCCCGACGAAGAGGCGGTGCGGCACGGCCTGGAGGGCAACCTATGCCGGTGCACCGGATACCAGAACATCGTCAGGGCCGTGCAGGACGCGGCCAGCCGGCTGGAGGCGAAACCGGCTGCGCCCAAGACTGAT is a window of Mycobacterium sp. 3519A DNA encoding:
- a CDS encoding (2Fe-2S)-binding protein → MRITVTVDGTTYTDDVEPRLLLVHYLRDRLGKVGTVIGCDTSNCGACTVHLNGYSVKSCSVLAVQADGGDVTTVEGLARDGKLHPVQEAFRDNHALQCGFCTPGMIMQTIDLLAEHPHPDEEAVRHGLEGNLCRCTGYQNIVRAVQDAASRLEAKPAAPKTDSAEAVR